The segment TTTAACCAACTAAATAATTCACCAACACTAATATTCAACCCTTAAGCAAAAGAGGGAACAGGAATAATATTACCTTTGTCTTCAAAAACAGCAAAAGTGGGATCTTTCAAATAAACAAATACCAAAATATCTGGTACGATTGATTTATTCCCAAACGTATAACGTAATTTAGAATAAGCGCGGGCAATGTGTTGAGGCTTAACAATTACATTGATAGCACTACCAAGATCAAGGTGTAGAGTATTGTGTTGTGCTTGGGGTATCACTTTTTGGCTAATTTTACCATCGACAAACTCATTGGCTGGTTTGGTTTCAGGTAATTGGAGAAACTTCTCAAGCGTTATGGTTTTAATAAGATTTTGAACCATAATCTTAATTAATAGTTCGTCAAAATGTAAAGGCCCGGAGTCTAAGCCTATCACAAGCATCCCGTATTGCTGCTACCTTCCAGTCCTGACAAGATTTGGGCGTTGTAATCGCATAGGTCCGAGCCAATTACTAGGATAACACAGAACTGAGGCACTCACTCTTGATCGTTGTTCATAATTTGAGGTACGCGGAAAAAGTCGCCCTCTTGTTCTGGGGCACTTTTAAGCAATGATTCGCGATCGCCATAGGTTTCTGTGCGATCGCTGCGGGTAATATTGCTCAATTCGATCGCGCGTGTCATTGGGGGGACATTTTCGGTGTCAAGTTCGCTTAACTGATCGAAATATTGCAAAATGCTATTTAATTGGGGGGCAAACGCTTCTTCTTCGGCTGGTGTAATCTCCAGTCGGGCTAAATGGGCGATTTTTTCAACTTGTTGGCGATTAATCATCGATGGTTTCTCACTCTGATTTAAAAGAAGACATCCATTTCAGAACGTCCAGTCACCTTGAGCCAATTTTGGGCTTCAATATAGTTATTGGGGGCTAAACGGATGGCTTGTTTCCAATATTCGGCTGCTTTATCATACAAGGCTTCGGCTTCTTCTTCTCGCCCTTCTTCTCTGGCTTTTTCTCCTTGATAATGATAGATCACTGCAATGTTATTCAAGGCTGAGGGCATCCGAGGATTAAGATCAACGGATTGATTGTAGTATTCGAGGGCTTTCTCTTGATCGCCGTTGCTGGCGTGAATAATGCCAATGTTGTAGAGGATATAGCTGCGATCGTTGGGATCTTCTTCTAATTTTAGGGCTTCATAGTAATTATCCAAGGCTTCGGCGTATTCTCCGTCTGCCTGAGCGGACATTCCATCACGGTAGTAAACAAAGGCTTCTTTGGCTTTTTGGTTGGCGGGCAGAATTTTTAGGATAATATCTGCCATGACGGTAAAGGTTTTATCGATAAAGTTATCATTACGCTGAGTTCTGGGCATAGGGTTAACAAGAGCAACGGTGCTAATGATGAGGTCTTGTAGTTGATCCTACCAAAGATCGCCCTAGAAAATAGACTGTTCATCATTTTAGAATTTTTCTCCACTTAGAATAAAGCTCGGATCAACCGCCGCAAAGACTTGGTGAAATCCTCTGGTTTCTAGGCGGTTCACCCCGGCTTGAACTACCTCCATATTCCGCGCTTGTAGCTCCGCTAAGCCCTCTGAAATCAGATAAAGGCTTTCTAAGGTACTCGCTGTGGCTACAAGGCGACCCTCGGGCTTTAAAAATCGCCACGCTTCGGTTACGATGTCTTTAATGGGGCGACCTCCTTCGATACAGATGCGATCGGGTAAGGGTTGCAGTTGCTCGAAGCAGTCGGGGGCACTTCCTTCAAAAATCGTTACATTTTTCACCCCAAAGCGATCGCAGTTATGACGAATTAACTTGACGACATCTTCATCCCGTTCAACGGCGATAATCGTGCTTTCTGGGCATAATAAGCCCATTTCTACGGGAATTGTCCCTGTTCCTGCTCCAATATCCCAGAGGACTGAATTAACCTTTGGTCGCAAGGCAGAAATGAGCAAAAGACGGACTTCTCGCTTACTTAGGGGGATACCGGGGAAGCGTTCAAAGAGCTCGTCGGGAATACCTGGGGTTTTGTACGGCCACAGCATAATGGATTGGTTATCTAAGATTCTTTTCTATTGTCTCTTAGTTAGACAAGGAAATCTCTCCATAATTGATTTAGATCAGTTCCCGCAGTACAAATCCTAAATTTATCTCTTAATCTTTGGGTTTGTTCTGTTGAAAAATAATTTTTCCAGTCTCCTATTTTACCGTGACGAATAAATGGGGGCATATTTTTAGGTCTTTGGCTTGACCATCTTTGTTGAGCTTGACTCATGCTTTCAAAACTACTATATTTCATGACTTTATGCAATATTTCTGGATTTTGAATGTCTTTATAACAGTCAGATCCTAGAAATTTAGCAATTTTAATAATCGCTTTATCAAGATTTTCTTTCATGGCTTCATAGGTTAAAAATAAAACATTATCATTATCTTTATGTTGATACCAAGGAACTAAGTTTTCAAAATAATCTCCAAAGTCTACTTCTCCTCTAATAAAACATTCAAAGAAATCATCAAAAGTCCCTTCGGCAAAGTCATAATGTTTGATAAATCCTCTTGTATGATGATAAAAAGAAACAACACAGTCAAAGGGATTTCGGGCAACATAAATATATTTTGCTTGGGGGTGATAAGGGGTTAAATGATAAGGTAAATGGGTTTTTATAATTCTTGGTTGAGGTAAATTCATAATCATTTCTTGACCCACTTCTTCTAAATGGGGACTAACATCACCTATTTTTTGAGAGTCTAATAATGGTTCTCCTTGATGATGAATTAACCAGACAATATATTGTGTCCAAGTTGTCCCGCACTTCGGATAGGTAGCAATGAAAATATCCGAAGGTTGCGCTTGATAGTTGAGTCCACAAATAAAGCCTTCTGGCGGAAATCCCAGAGGCATCCTGAATCCATTATGAAGATAATAACTCGGTTTTTGGGAAGGCATTTTTCTTGACGGTTGATTGAGATTTGTATTAAATTCTAACAAATTGTTTCGAGATTGTTATCTATTTTAGCAAAAATTAAGCTAGAATAATTAATAGAGAAAATTAGGAGATACTCCTATGATGACCATCGGTGAGTATTTATTTCAACGCTTAAAAGAGCTAGGGGTTGATCATGTTTTTGGAGTGCCGGGGGACTATGTTCTTGGGTTAATGGATGTGTTGATTAAAAGTCCCCTAGAATTAATCTGTACCTGTAATGAACTCAACGCCGGATATGCGGCAGATGCCTACGCAAGAATTAGAGGATTAGGCGTTGTTTGTATTACCTATGGAGTTGGGGGGTTTAGTTTAGTTAATGCCGTCGTTGGAGCCTATGCAGAGAGAGTTCCCTTAGTCGTTATTAGTGGTGCTCCTAATAGTGCAGTCCGAAAAAATCATCTCCTTTTGCACCATACAACAGGAGATTATAATCTCCAATTATCCATCATGGAAAAGGTGACAGTTGCTTCTGTTATTTTAACTCAAGCGAGTCAAGCAGCCAAGCAAATTGATGAAGTTTTATCCGCCTGTCTTCATTATAAACGACCCGTCTACATTGAAATTCCTTTAGATGTTGTGAATCAACCCTGCACTTTTTCGGAGTCTTCCCTCAATGCGATTCCTCAATTAACGGAATTAACCGATAATGACGCATTAAAAGAAGCCATCACAGAAGCCTCTGAATTACTCAAAAAAGCTCAAAATCCGATTATTTTAGCTGGCGTTGAAATTGATCGATTTCAACTAAAAGAGCCCCTAATAAAACTCCTTGAAACAACAGGTTATCCTATCGCTACTACTATTTTAGGCAAGTCTTGTCTTCCTGAAGTTCATCCGCAATTTATTGGTAATTATGTAGGCGCACTTAGCCGAGATTATGTTCGTCAAAGAGTAGAAAACGCTGATTGTATTTTGTGTTTAGGTGCAATCATGTCTGATATGAATTTAGGCATCTATACGGCTCAACTGGATACTCAAAAACTGATTAATGCTAATTCTGAAAAAGTCAAAATTAAACATCATTTTTATCAGCCGATTTATTTAGGAGATTTTATTGCAGGATTAATCCCTAATCTTAGCTATCAAGAGTCAAACCCTTTAAATATCCAACCAGCTATCAAACGATTATCTAAAACCTTTGAATTTAAGACTGAAGATAAGTTAACATCAGGTCGATTTTATGAAGCAATTAATCATTTTTTGGATAATGATTTGCTGGTTATTTCTGACACAGGAGATTCAATTATAGCCAGTATTGATCTATTAATGCACAAAGGATCAGATTTTATTGGACAAGCCTTTTATTTATCAATTGGATATTCAATTCCGGCTTGTTTAGGGGCTTCTTTTGCTGCTCCCGATAAGCGTATTATTGTTTTGGTTGGAGATGGTGCTTTTCAGATGACAGCACAGGAATTATCAACAATTATTCGGCATCAACTCAATCCGATTATTTTCTTAATTAACAATGACGGTTATACCATTGAGAGAGTAATTCACGATGGAATTTATAACGATCTTCAAGCTTGGAAATATCATGAATTACCTCATATTTTTGGAGAGAGTTGGAGTTGTGAAGTTTCCACAGAAGGAGAATTACAAAAAGCCTTACTTTACGCAAAAATGAATACTCATTGTGTTTGTTTTATTGAAGTTCATCTTGATCGCTTCGATTGTTCTCCGGGTTTAATTCGCTTAGGCAAAGCCATTGAAAAAATGCAAAAATTAAGTAATTAATGGCTTATTGATGATGAGAATGATAATATTTCAGGGTAGCATAAATAGGCTTTTTAAACAAAGCTGGTGCATGATATTTGTGGGATATATCAATCCCTAAAACCGTTTTGACTGCATATAAACAATAGATGGCTCCTAAAAAGCCAAAAAATTTGAGCAATTGAGACAGCTTAGGCATAGTTACCCAGTAAATTATTAAGAATGACTCTATTATTGACCCTCCTTTTGACAAATCAATGGCTATAAGATGTCATTTCTATGACACAATAAAGAAAACTAACAAAAACAGTCAATTGAGGCCAGAGAGAATGACTAAATATGAGCATTTCTTAGGAGTATTATTAGTCTTTTACCTTCTAGTGATTGGTATTGGTGCTGCTTTACTGCTAATTATTAATTTTCCTAATCTTAACGATGGAAATCTCATCTTTCCTCATCTGGATGGAGATCAACCTCAATTTATTCCTTTTGGAACGATTATTCATAGTTCAGATTCAATTCTACTAATTTTAGCTTTTTTGTCAGGAATGGCCGGTAGTTTTCTCCATGCAGCACAATCTTTAAGTACCTATATCGGTAATAATAGGTTTAAAGCATCATGGGCAATTTGGTATTTTCTCAGACCTTGGATTGGTGGAATTTTAGGATTTGCCGTCTATCTTGTTCTACGCGCTGGATTGATAGGAGGAGGAAGTGTTGTTAATATTAATCCCTATGGTGTGATTTCTTTAGGAATTCTTGGGGGATGGTTTTCTAAGACAACAACCGACAAACTTCAAGAAGTCTTTGAAACCTTATTTAAAACCGATGCAGATGAAAATCGCAAAGACAAACTTAACCCAGATGAAAAGGAATTGAAAGCAACTGATAACCCCGATAATACTTAACAACAGATGCTATAAATAAATGTAGTAGATTGACATAGCTAATTGGGTGCGTTACGACGGATGGTTAAATCCTAGTCATAGCCAAGATTATAGCTTTCTAACGCACCCTACACTAATGCCCTATTTTAGTTGTGTCAATCTAGTAGGGTGGGTATTACCCAAATTACAGAGTTAATTCACAATATTAGTAAATCAGCGATTAATTAACCCATGGCTAATTTAGAACATCTTATGCTTTTACAACGGGGAAAAAGACAATGGTTAGATTGGCGAAAAAATAATCCCCAAATTGCCCCTAATCTTCAAGAAATTGATTTATCAGGGCAAAATTTTCAAGAAGCTTATTTCGTAGGAACTAATTTAAGTCAATCACACTTAGAAGGAATACAATTAGAGTTTGCTAATCTAGAAAAAGCCCAATTAGCTAATAGTAATTTGATTAAGGCTAATTTGAATTACGCTAATTTATCTCAAGCAAATTTAATTGGAGCCAATTTACGAGAAGCCAATTTAATCGCAGCGAATTTTAGTCAAGCGAATTTAATCGGCACTTGTTTAAGAAATACCCATTTAAGAGAAATTGATCTTACCCAAGCACAACTTAACCGTACTAATTTAAGTGAAGCGTGTGGAATAGAAGCTAACTTTTGTGAAGCAGATATTAGTCAAGGAGTCTTGTACCAAGCAGAATTACAGGGAGCCTATTTTTACCGTGCTAATTTGTTTCAAGCTCAACTCATTGAAACCCATTTATCTCATAGTTATTTCTTAAGAGCTAATCTCAGGGAAGTTAACGCTCAGTTTGTAGACTTACGCTGGAGTAATTTAACCCAAACTGACTTACGAGGAGCGAATTTTCAAGGAGCGAATTTTAGAGGAGCGAATTTGACGAATGCAGACTTAAGAGGAGCTAACCTAAAACAAGCCAATTTACGCGGTGCAATTTTACAAGGAACCCGCTTAGAAGGAGCGAATTTAGAAGGGATTAAATTAACCTAAGTTTAAGTTACAGAATTATCTAGGAAACCAATAGATATTTGTTACATTACTAGGGCAATGTACCTTGGTTAAATAGCGTAAATACATCGCTAATGTTTCTCCATTTAAAGGGGTAACTAAATAATCTTCTATACCTAATTTTCGGTTAATCCAAGGGATTCCTTGTCCCGCTTCATCACTCAAAGCAATAATCGGAACCTCTTTAAGTTGAGGATGTTCTCGTAATTGATTAGCCCAAGTTTTAACTTCATGTTCCGAGATATTAGCATCAATAACAATACTATCAATTGCTTGGGAAATTAACAAAGATTCAACGTCTTTTGGCTCATTAATAAAGATAGATTCTACATCATTAGAGGCTAACCATTGTTTCATTATGGTGAGTTTTTCGGTTTTTGGACTAATGATTAAAACCCTAAGTTTTGAGCACTGATGATTATGGCTAATGGGTTTATTTAATTCACACCATTTTCCTGAAACACAATCTTCTAAACACAGGGTACAACTGGGAATATCATAAATACGATCAACCGGATTAATAATCGGTAAATTACAACGGGCACACTCATTAACAGTACAATCTCCTTGCAGAAATTCTCCAAAACTATGACTATCTCCTTGTAAATGCAGTTGTTGATAATCAGAACGGTGTTCAAATTGTTGCCAAAACGTAAGAAACTCCTGATGATAACCGTGGTATTGATAGACTAATCCCTCAAAGGATAATTCGCCAGCAATGGGACTGGCAATTTTAATCCCACGACTAACAAAATAGGCAACATAACTCCGTAATAACTCAAGGTTGCTTATTCTATCGATGGGACTCTCTAAGTCGAAAGAAGAGGGAATAATTGGGGAAGAAACTGAAGTCTCAGTGCTGTTATCAACAGCCTTAAAACCCACGCGATCGCGTCCTTGTTTTTTAGCTTCATATAAAGCGTGATCCGCCTCGGAAATTAACATCGCTGGTAATAAACTTTCATCAGGAATAAAACTGGCTACCCCTAGGCTTAGGGTAACAAAAGGACTGACTTCTTGACAAGCTGAAGTCATCCTTAATCCTTTAACCTGAGAACGAATTTGTTCAGCAAGATAAAGAGCCCCTGATGCCTTAGTATTGGGTAAAAGAATTACAAATTCTTCTCCCCCATAACGTGCTACTAAGTCCCCTGGCCGATGAATACTCGTATTAATTGCTTGAGCAATTTTTTGTAAACAAAAATCCCCCTCCAGATGACCATAGGTATCATTGTAGGATTTGAAAAAATCGACATCACAAAGAATTAAAGAAAGAGGCTGTTTTTCCCTAGCCATGCGTCGCCATTCTTGAGTAAAATATTGTTCAAAATAGCAACGATTAGAAATTTGCGTTAAGCGATCAACAAAGGCAATTTGTTCGAGTTTTTGATTAATGGCATTGAGGTGTTGATAAAAGCTATCCTGTTGAATAGCTATGGCAATTTGGGAAGCTAATAAGGATAATAATCCGATTTCTGCGTTAGTCCACTGACGGGTATTTGAACATTGATGAGCGATAAGTAAGCCCCATAATTGCCCTGGAAGGGGCTGGTTAGAGCGATGTTCGCAATTGCTCCATTGAGGGGTTTCTAGGGTCAAAGAAGCCTGATTTTGTAGGATAGGAACAACAATTTTGGCTTTGACCTCGAAGAGATTATCCAGGGTCATCATACTTGATTCCCGATACCCTTCTTGATGAACATCGTTAATGGTCTGTATTTTCCCCTGTTGCCATCTTTGAATATCTTGAAAACTGAGAAATTGTCCCAGTCTTAAATGGAGCATGGTTTTCCAAGGCCGTTTACGACACTCTTCAATGACCGAAATTTCGCCAGAAGGGGTGATTTGAGCGACAATCACGCGATCAGCTTGCAAAAATTGGCTAATTCCTCTGACCGAGGTATGGAGAACATCGCGCACCGTAAAGGGAGCCGTAAGGGGTGTACTGAGGGGACTGAAGGAGCGATCGCTGGTTACATGAGAGTCTAATTGGCTTTTGTTAAGAGATTTTAAACAGTTTTGAGCGATACTTGCTACTTGATGTCCGTTATGGCTCGCCGGAGTTTCTGGTTCATTTTCATCCACACTGTAGGGAACTTCTTGATCACAATGGCGACAAAACCAACCTAATTTGCCCCGGCGAACATGAGATAATAAAGGCGATCCACACAAGGGACAATGATGTTGGTCAGCCATGCTTTCTTACCTAAAAAATTGAGTTTTTATTGATTGAATTAAAGTAATAATTTTAAAAAGGTTTTTGTATCTAAGACTATTATGGTTAGTTTTCCCTGTCAATCTATGAAATTTTCTAAAACTTAGTAAAATGACATACTTGTTAGCAAATCTTCATGAAAAATGAGAACCTGCGAGAAATTTCTGTTAATAAAAATTAAGCATTCTATTATGTCAGAAGGCAACAGGCAATAGGCAATAGGCAGAAGTTAATATCACTCCCCACCCTTCCCACACTCCCCCCACTCTCCCTATCCTCAAATGACCCAATCAAAGGATAATAGAGGTTAAATCGAGTCATAAAGAGACAGAAAGAATGAAGAGTAATAGCGCAATCAAAGTAGGGGTGTTAGGATTTGGCGGACTGGGACAAGCAGCAGCCAGAATACTGACCCCTAAACAGGAGATGATCTGGGTAGGTGCAGCCGATCTCAAGGGGTATGCTTATTGTGAGACAGGGTTAGATCCTGATCAGGCGATCGCAACCTATTATCAACAGGGTTCCATTGGCTATCTTGACCCAGAAGGGACGTTGAGCAACTATAGCATCCAAGAATTGATAGAAAACTCAGCAATTGATGGTTATTTCTTGGCCTTACCTAACCTTCCTAATACTTTTATGGCTGATGTCGCCAAGCAGTTTATCGCGTCAGGATGGCAAGGGGTCTTAGTAGACGCGCTAAAGCGTACTAGCGCGGTGGAACAATTACTCACCTTGCAACCCGAACTAGAAGCGGCTGGAATTACCTATCTAACAGGGTGCGGTGCTACCCCAGGGTTATTAACCGCCGCCGCCGTTGTCGCTGCCCAAAGTTACGCCGAGATTCACCAGGTTAAAATTACCTTCGGGGTGGGTATTGCCAATTGGGAAGCCTACCGTGCTACGATTCGGGAGGATATCGCCCATTTACCGGGATTTGACGTAGAAAAAGCTAAAGCCATGAGCGATGCCGAGGTAGAAGCCTTTTTAGACCAAACTAACGGCATTTTGACCCTAGAGAACATGGAACACGCGGACGATATTATGCTGGAATTGGCGGGTATTTGTCCGCGCGATCGCGTTATGGTTGGGGGTGTCGTAGATACCCGTAACCCGAAAAAACCTTTAAGTACCAATGTCCAAGTTACAGGACGTACCTTTGAAGGAAAAATTTCTACCCATACCTTTACGTTAGGGGATGAAACCAGTATGGCTGCCAATGTTTGTGGTCCAGCCTTTGGATATCTTAAAGCAGGGATGGCATTACGCGATCGCGGCATTTATGGGTTATTTACCGCCGCAGAAATCATGCCAAAATTTGTTCACTAAGGAAACATTAAGTAAGGTGCGTGAGGCTAATTGTGATTATTGAATCATGATCTAGAATTTATTATTATGCCGTAACGCACCAAAATTCACAGGAAATAGTTAGAATCCTAGTAATGACAGGGACTTAGTTTTTTTACTCCAGTTCCCTAATTACGTTAAATTTCCTATGAGAGATCAAAAAAATGCAGCCAATAAACCCAATAGTTACCCAAAACTCTCTCTATGAACAAGACTTTTTTCAATGGTTAGAAAAAACAGCAACTAACTTGAGAGAAGGCAAACTTAGTGAAATTAATCTTGAAGAATTAGCAGAGGAACTGGAGGCTTTGGGACGGTCAGAAAAGCAAGAATTAGAAAATCGTCTAGAAGTTTGATTAGCTCATCTCCTAAAACGAATTTATCTTGATAGTGCCTATGATAATCGAGGTTGGGAATTAACCATTGCTGAACAAAGACGTAAACTTCGTCGGTTGCTCAAAAAGTCCCCAAGTCTTAAAGTCTACTTTAATGAAGTATTTGAGGAAATTTATCAAGATGCTCTTGCTCAAGTAAAAATGGAATATAAAAAACCTTTTTTTCCGAATACTTGGCCATTTAATCCAGAAGATGAAGCCATTTAACTGAAATTTTTTGGTCAATTACCTAGCCTTCTTACAGAATCTTTTCTCTGATTATGAATCAGCAAAAATGGAAAATTATTCTTAGTCTGAGTTTGGCTATTGGTTATTATATCTTAGCAGAACTCTCCCGTGCTGTGGCATCTACTCCAACCGATGTTACCCCCGTTTGGCCTCCCGATGGTCTTGGGGTCGCTGCTGTATTTTGTTTGGGTTATGAACTGTTACCAGGGGTATTTTTAGGGTCATTTCTAGCCAATATTTTTGCCTTTATTCATTGGGGTGATATTCTTCACTTAATTGAATCGATTTTTGCAGTTTTAATCATCGCTTTGGGAACTACATTAGGAACGTTTTTGGGAGTTTTTTTAGTAAAGAGAAGTATTAAAAATCGTCGTCCTTTTAATCAAGTTAAAGATGTTGTGTTATTTTTGCTTTATGCTGGATTAATTGGACCGGTTTTTAATGCTAGTTTTGGGATTATTGCCTTAGTATTTTGTGGACATATTTATGTTGATAATTCTAGGTTTTTTTGGTTAACGTGGTGGATTTCTAATGTCTCAGGAATTTGGGTCGTGGCTCCAGCTTTAATCAGTTGGCACGATGGGATTAAGGGGAGCTTCTCTCATTTGATAAATAGGATTAATCCTGGTCAATTAATTTGGATTAAAGTTAAAACAATAACCAATAAACAAAAGATTTTTGAGGCAACTATTTTATGGTTTTTAATTTGTCTGATGGGATACATTGCTTTCACTATTAGTTATCCTGTTGCTTATATGTTTATTCCTTGTTTAGTTTGGTCAAATTTTCGGTTTGGTCAAGTTGGTTCAACGACTTTTATTTTAATAATATCAGCGATCGCGGTTATTAATACAGTTCATGGTCAAGGGGTTTTTGCTCAAGATAATCTTACTGAATCTTTAATCTTATTACAATGTTTTATTACCGTTATTGTATTAACTAATTTAGTTATTTTAGCGACAATGAAAGAGAAGCAAGAAGTCATTGCTAGATTACAAAAGCAAGAAGCTAAGTTAAGGAAAAGTTCCGCCCAATTGGCCGCTAATCAAAAAGCTCTTGCAGAGCAAAATTTAGTATTACAAGAAGCTAAACAAGCAGCAGAAGCTGCCAATCGTGCAAAAAGTGAATTTTTAGCCAATATGAGCCACGAAATCCGCACACCCCTGAATGCAATTATTGGTTTTAGTGACTTGTTACAGACGTTAGTTAGAGATTATAAATCTCGTTCCTATCTTCGGTCAATTGTCTCTAGTGGTCATACTTTATTAGCGTTAATTAATGATATTCTTGATTTATCAAAAATTGAAGCAAATAAGTTAGAATTGCGCGAAGAACCCGTTAACTTAAAAGGATTAGTTCAAGAAATAAAACAAATTTTTTCAATGCAAGCTAGTCAAAAAAATATTGAATTAATTACTGACGTTTCTTCTGACATTCCTTTACTTATTGAATTTGATGAAATTCGGTTACGCCAAATTCTTTTTAATTTAGTCGGAAATGCTTTAAAATTTACTCAAAAAGGCTATATAAAAATAACCGTAAATTGTGATTATTTAGACTTAAATAAAATAACAATAAGAATCTATGTACAAGATACAGGAATTGGTATTCCATCGGATCAACATGATAGAATGTTTGAAGCTTTTACCCAAAAAGAAGGACAAATAACTCGCACTTATGGAGGAACAGGATTAGGATTAGCCATTACCAAAAGACTCACAGAAATGTTAGGAGGAACTATTAGTTTACACAGTGAATCTGAAAAGGGTAGCACGTTTTTGATGATCTTTCCTGATGTTACTATTCTCGAATTAGATACAATAGATAATTATCAATGTGAATTAGACGACAATTTAGATCAATTTCCTCCCTTAACTATTCTAGTTGCTGATGATGTCCTCTCTAATCAAGCTGTGATTCAAGGCTATTTTGAACAAACCAAACATAATCTCTATTTTGCGAAGGATGGACAAGAAGCTATTGAACTTATTAATACTATTCATTTTGACCTTATTTTGTTAGATTTGTTTATGCCAAATCTTGATGGCAAACAAGTTATTAAATATGTACATAATAATAAAAAAAAGAACCATATCCCCATTATTGTTATGACAGCATCAACCTTAGAAGAAGATCGAATTAGTTTAGAAAAAATTTGTCAAGGTTTTCTCTATAAACCGATTATTCGCTATCAGCTAACTGCTGCAATAAAAAAAATCTTTCCTTCAATCCCTTCTTCAGTATCAGCACTAGAAATCATGCCCCAAAAAACTGTAAAATTACCATTAAATCCAGAAATATTAAACAAACTTTCCGAATTAAAATTACACTTAGAAGAAGAAGAAAAAAATCAATGGTTTCAAATTAAAAAAACTATGATAAGAGGAGAAATAAGACAGTTTATTCAACGGCTAAAACCTTGGGGAGAAGAATATCAATATCCTCCTCTTTTAGATTATATTACTATCCTAGAACAACAATTTCATAGCTTTGATATAGAAAATATTACTCAAACAATAGAAGATTTTCCTAAAATTAGAAAAGCCATAGAAGATGATTTACTATGCTAGGAACAAATTGCGATCGCTTAATCATTTTTACCCGTTATCCCGAACCAGGAAAGACAAAAACTCGTCTTATCTCTAGTCTAGGTGCAAAAGGTGCAGCCAGGTTACAACGCCAATTAACCGAACATACGTTAAAACAAGTCAACCCATTAATAAATCAGCTTTCTTTCGCTATTTATTATAATGGAAATACTCAAGAAATGATGAAAAATTGGCTAGGAAATGATCTCAGTTACTACCCCCAACCCGAAGGAGATTTAGGACAAAAAATGCAATCTGCTTTTGCCGATTCTTTTAACTTAGGATATACTAAAGTAGTCATTATTGGCATTGACTGTCCTGCTCTTAATTCAACCATTGTTCAACAAGCGTTTAACTCATTGAATAACCATGATTTAGTTTTAGGAAAAGCAGCCGATGGGGGTTATTATCTAATTGGACTAAAACAGATTATCCCTCAATTGTTTAAAAATATTCCCTGGGGAACCAATCAAGTGTTATCAATCACTCAAACCATTGCCGAAAAACTCAATTTAACCTATTCCCTTCTTCGTACCTTAT is part of the Rippkaea orientalis PCC 8801 genome and harbors:
- a CDS encoding Uma2 family endonuclease; this encodes MVQNLIKTITLEKFLQLPETKPANEFVDGKISQKVIPQAQHNTLHLDLGSAINVIVKPQHIARAYSKLRYTFGNKSIVPDILVFVYLKDPTFAVFEDKGNIIPVPSFA
- the gatC gene encoding Asp-tRNA(Asn)/Glu-tRNA(Gln) amidotransferase subunit GatC, which codes for MINRQQVEKIAHLARLEITPAEEEAFAPQLNSILQYFDQLSELDTENVPPMTRAIELSNITRSDRTETYGDRESLLKSAPEQEGDFFRVPQIMNNDQE
- a CDS encoding photosystem I assembly protein Ycf3, producing MPRTQRNDNFIDKTFTVMADIILKILPANQKAKEAFVYYRDGMSAQADGEYAEALDNYYEALKLEEDPNDRSYILYNIGIIHASNGDQEKALEYYNQSVDLNPRMPSALNNIAVIYHYQGEKAREEGREEEAEALYDKAAEYWKQAIRLAPNNYIEAQNWLKVTGRSEMDVFF
- the cbiT gene encoding precorrin-6Y C5,15-methyltransferase subunit CbiT, which encodes MLWPYKTPGIPDELFERFPGIPLSKREVRLLLISALRPKVNSVLWDIGAGTGTIPVEMGLLCPESTIIAVERDEDVVKLIRHNCDRFGVKNVTIFEGSAPDCFEQLQPLPDRICIEGGRPIKDIVTEAWRFLKPEGRLVATASTLESLYLISEGLAELQARNMEVVQAGVNRLETRGFHQVFAAVDPSFILSGEKF
- a CDS encoding sulfotransferase domain-containing protein, with amino-acid sequence MPSQKPSYYLHNGFRMPLGFPPEGFICGLNYQAQPSDIFIATYPKCGTTWTQYIVWLIHHQGEPLLDSQKIGDVSPHLEEVGQEMIMNLPQPRIIKTHLPYHLTPYHPQAKYIYVARNPFDCVVSFYHHTRGFIKHYDFAEGTFDDFFECFIRGEVDFGDYFENLVPWYQHKDNDNVLFLTYEAMKENLDKAIIKIAKFLGSDCYKDIQNPEILHKVMKYSSFESMSQAQQRWSSQRPKNMPPFIRHGKIGDWKNYFSTEQTQRLRDKFRICTAGTDLNQLWRDFLV
- a CDS encoding alpha-keto acid decarboxylase family protein, which encodes MMTIGEYLFQRLKELGVDHVFGVPGDYVLGLMDVLIKSPLELICTCNELNAGYAADAYARIRGLGVVCITYGVGGFSLVNAVVGAYAERVPLVVISGAPNSAVRKNHLLLHHTTGDYNLQLSIMEKVTVASVILTQASQAAKQIDEVLSACLHYKRPVYIEIPLDVVNQPCTFSESSLNAIPQLTELTDNDALKEAITEASELLKKAQNPIILAGVEIDRFQLKEPLIKLLETTGYPIATTILGKSCLPEVHPQFIGNYVGALSRDYVRQRVENADCILCLGAIMSDMNLGIYTAQLDTQKLINANSEKVKIKHHFYQPIYLGDFIAGLIPNLSYQESNPLNIQPAIKRLSKTFEFKTEDKLTSGRFYEAINHFLDNDLLVISDTGDSIIASIDLLMHKGSDFIGQAFYLSIGYSIPACLGASFAAPDKRIIVLVGDGAFQMTAQELSTIIRHQLNPIIFLINNDGYTIERVIHDGIYNDLQAWKYHELPHIFGESWSCEVSTEGELQKALLYAKMNTHCVCFIEVHLDRFDCSPGLIRLGKAIEKMQKLSN
- a CDS encoding pentapeptide repeat-containing protein, whose translation is MANLEHLMLLQRGKRQWLDWRKNNPQIAPNLQEIDLSGQNFQEAYFVGTNLSQSHLEGIQLEFANLEKAQLANSNLIKANLNYANLSQANLIGANLREANLIAANFSQANLIGTCLRNTHLREIDLTQAQLNRTNLSEACGIEANFCEADISQGVLYQAELQGAYFYRANLFQAQLIETHLSHSYFLRANLREVNAQFVDLRWSNLTQTDLRGANFQGANFRGANLTNADLRGANLKQANLRGAILQGTRLEGANLEGIKLT